In one window of Candidatus Kaelpia aquatica DNA:
- a CDS encoding thiamine pyrophosphate-dependent enzyme — MKKIIYTRPESLREVHTHYCSGCGHGTIHRLIAELIDELDLREKTIAIAPVGCAVLAYDYWNFDTTEAAHGRPLAVATAIKRVQPDNFVFTYQGDGDLAAIGTNETIHAACRGENLTVVFVNNGVYGMTGGQMAPTTILSQKTTTSTLGRESNIHGHPLPLLEMLKVLDGVCYLERRSLISPQEINKTKDALREAFKNQIEERGFSMVEILSPCPTHAKMTPVDNLKWIKEEIVKTYPLGRVK; from the coding sequence ATGAAAAAGATAATCTATACTAGGCCAGAGTCTTTACGTGAGGTACATACTCACTACTGTTCTGGCTGCGGTCATGGGACTATTCACAGGCTGATTGCTGAGCTTATAGATGAACTTGATTTAAGAGAGAAGACCATTGCTATTGCTCCTGTAGGTTGTGCAGTATTGGCCTATGATTACTGGAACTTTGATACTACAGAGGCTGCGCACGGACGGCCTCTTGCTGTTGCAACCGCTATTAAGAGGGTTCAGCCAGATAATTTTGTCTTTACCTATCAGGGCGACGGCGACCTTGCTGCAATAGGTACAAATGAGACAATACATGCAGCTTGTCGGGGGGAGAATCTAACAGTGGTATTTGTAAATAACGGTGTCTATGGTATGACAGGTGGACAGATGGCCCCAACAACGATCTTGAGCCAGAAGACCACTACTTCAACTTTAGGTAGAGAGTCTAATATCCATGGACATCCTTTACCGCTTCTTGAGATGCTTAAAGTTTTAGATGGTGTATGCTATCTGGAGAGGAGGTCTCTGATCTCACCTCAAGAGATTAATAAAACAAAGGATGCACTGAGAGAGGCTTTTAAGAATCAGATAGAAGAGAGAGGTTTCTCAATGGTTGAGATACTTTCGCCATGCCCTACGCATGCCAAGATGACACCAGTAGATAATTTAAAATGGATAAAAGAAGAGATAGTAAAGACATATCCCTTGGGCAGAGTGAAGTAA
- a CDS encoding 2-oxoacid:acceptor oxidoreductase family protein: MDKRRDSKDISLGQSEVKIIIAGSGGQGILLLGKILAQSLLEEDKNVSWLPSYGAEVRGGTCKCMVVGSDNEVSSPCIASPDCLIIMNQPSYKKYTPLLKKDAAVFYNSSLIASNTLNEELSNIAADATEAANRLGNLKCANMVMLGKFIRESALIKLETAIGVLDKFIKNKDILELDKRALEKGFSDE, translated from the coding sequence ATGGATAAAAGAAGAGATAGTAAAGACATATCCCTTGGGCAGAGTGAAGTAAAGATCATCATTGCAGGTTCAGGTGGTCAGGGTATTCTGCTGCTGGGTAAGATATTAGCTCAGAGCTTACTGGAGGAAGATAAGAATGTCTCCTGGCTTCCTTCTTATGGAGCTGAGGTAAGAGGCGGGACCTGTAAGTGTATGGTTGTTGGATCTGATAATGAGGTATCATCTCCCTGCATAGCCAGCCCGGATTGCCTTATTATAATGAATCAGCCTTCTTATAAGAAATATACCCCTCTTCTTAAAAAAGATGCTGCAGTATTTTATAATAGTTCGCTCATAGCCAGTAATACTTTAAATGAAGAGTTGTCTAATATAGCAGCAGATGCGACTGAGGCAGCGAATAGATTAGGCAATCTAAAATGTGCTAATATGGTGATGCTGGGTAAGTTTATAAGAGAGAGTGCTCTCATAAAGCTTGAGACAGCAATAGGCGTACTGGATAAATTTATAAAGAATAAAGATATCTTAGAGCTCGATAAGAGAGCATTAGAAAAAGGTTTTAGTGATGAGTGA